DNA from Plasmodium yoelii strain 17X genome assembly, chromosome: 13:
ttcatgttttatttcatgttttatttcatgttttatttcatattttatttcatattttacttcatattttacttcatattttacttcatattttatttgtatcttTTTTAACTTTATAATACTATGTTTTGTTattaaaaggaaaattataatttctattaatttacaaaaaaacataaccatcaatattaatactaataaataatttttataaaattaacaattttgctataaaaatattatttagtaaaatttgTAATAAAAGTGATACAAAATCACAAATGtgtaattatcataatataaattttatcatactattattatgaagtaaaaaatattgttattatagtAGTATTAGTAATATGTAGAATTAACTGTATTTctcatattaaattaattatttaatataatatttatattactatgttcttttatttattaatacaagTATGTGTATTTCGATATGTAATGAACTGTTTTATAAATTTCAAATTTAGTTTGatcaattataaaaatataaaatttatgtattcataatgctatatattaaaaatataatttatataattaaagttatttatttttagataTTATGATATTGTGGATCATTACATTTTTGATATCCATTATTTATGAAAGCTTCTGTTATTGATGTCGTTTTGTGgttgaattatttatattaaaaatatattaaacttatCAATCTGATAAAAGTATCTAAATttgttatttaaataataatttgtattttttaaaataaatattcgttTTTTATCCTTTATTGGAGAAAATTCTTTGCTTCAATTTTAATTACACATCTCTAGATTTTcgaattattaatttttaattaaaaaaaatactaatatatattttaatattttgttttacagtttcaaaatgaataaattttatattcaaattgttttttttcttttaatcaTCCCCCTAtatgtgaataataaaaccCTTGCAACTGAGCTTGTTccaaaaaaagataaaaaacacaaatcaaaaaaaatttattctACGTAAGAAAATActgcaatatatatattacatatttcattatgaaaatatcaAATGTATGTCTTTTCaacaatattataatataaatacaatacctttatttttgtacgcattaaaaatatgttcatttttagcTATGATAATAcacaattaatatatgaaagAAACAAGCACCTATTATATACCGATACCAAAGAAACTATAAATGCGTGCAGATTTATGAATGAcgctttaaaacaattagaATATCATGCTACAAGTAAAGAAggttataaattatatggtACCAATTCTATTTACTATATGTattcttataaaaaaaaacatcgaGGCAATACACGTgttgataaaattaaatatataattaaaaatccGAATAAGGTATCAATTAACGAACAACATCAAAAGTTATAAACtaaattgaaattaaaaaattattataatttatatacatacatttcTCTTTACTTCCATTAGTATACTGGATTAATAAACAAGTTTTGGGATCCCGATAGtagcaattttttttatttaggCTCGACTAAAAGTatacaaaacataaataattacccaaattaacatattattgttactatttattcTTTCTCATATCTTCAAActcatcatattttaattatatctatgcaattttataatatgtttttagGAAAAATTGTCCGTGTATACGGTCCAAATTTAGTAATGATACAGCACCGTTGCAAAGTATGGCCGTGGTCTCGtcagaaatatttttatgctttaGCTGCAAAATTTAAAGTAAGCAAAAGGTTCTTTCTATTTCGTTATAAATCCTAATTCTCATATTATTCACAATAATTtatgcaatatatttttattaattttgtagataTCAGAAAACAAAACTATAATTGTCATGGCTTCaggaaatataaatgatcacaaccgtaaaaataaaaaacattttgAAAACACAATAGTAGAAAGTGCAAATTTATTCCAAGCTGAAGTTGATTCTGAAGATGATATTAGAAgtggaaaattaaaaaaaatgtttgttCACTTAAATGGATACattgttgaaaaaaaaaacggcCATATTTATATCACCTATATCGAATCTATAAAaggtatacatattttaataatataataatttatttcaacaattgttaaaaaaatatggtttTAAATAActgtacatatttataatgtatacTATAACTTGCAACaaatttaaacattttatatattcacccatttatgttttttttcctaGGTTGGTGAACATGGTTCCATTTAACAAAAATCTATTATTGGAAAACCTTTAGATTACTTTTTCCCtcataaataaacatatatttttcatcacCATGATATTAGaatatttatgttaataaaatgatttatTTCCATGCATAATGACCGCTTTAAATTACCATCATAAAATGATCTTTTTCtttgtatataatttgtttatcccttttaatattataatgcatctatatgtattaattttttgaataatacaaataaaactGTTACAACTTATGAAGATCTTTTATTTGTCATATTCCTTTAATACTTATCACCCTGTTTTGTTTACTAACATACACATCATCTATGTGCTAAAATTTTTGGGGATATCCCATATATTTAAACGATTCTTTATTCCAAATACTATCATggcatttatttttatttgtaagtGATATTTGATCTTAATACCATTATTGTGATGGAATTAATAAGATGGTCAGAATGATTCAATATAAATGTTACGTTGatgtaatcattttttatacacatatatgtgaacattataataaactaacTAAAATACtgtttgttttaaaaaaaattcatatgcattcatagaaaaaataaaaaataaaatataacataaatggagaatgaaaatattcataaaatgaacatataacatattatcaaaattaaaaTCATAATATTGGGGTTTCACTATTACTTTtgtacattattttttataaattcctTGAATATCCTTTTGCTTCTATCTTAAATCTACTTACATAACCTGTTTTTACAacatttaaaacattttactTATCAAATccaacaattaataaaacttACATTAAAAccgtttttttcttttaaccTTCCTTCTATATCCCACCAATAACACACTTCCAACTGACCCTCCTCCAAATCTTGCTAATCTCAGAACCCCTGACCAAAAAATGATATGTTTGAAAATAtcgaaaaatatttacatatagtATACATAATCATTAAATATTCCAACtttcattttataaattcatttctTTCCTTTTatgcattaaaaataatctCATTTTCACCAATAATGTTTCGAATCCAAGATTTGAGGAATACAGAAACTTGGTATGTTATGACATTTATGAAGGTTTATTAGCAATGAATCATGCAAAAGATGATTCAGAACTTTAATAACACTTTATGAGATAGGTATAGACGATTATTTGACCCATTCTACAGAAAATGgagataaaattatatattctaagaaaattggaaatatggATATTGGAAAATTTCATCACACCTTCATTTAACCTATCAAATACcaaacaatatttaatatataaaaataacttcaaattaaataatcattattatatatatccatttttttcgttttaaAAGTCATTATTTAGTATGTAATTTCTCATTCCTCTTCTATTCAAATATATTCaatgtatttaattttgtgaCGAAATCAATGCTACAATTCgatcactttttttattgttaaaaatttatcTTTCCTACTTTTATTA
Protein-coding regions in this window:
- a CDS encoding fam-a protein encodes the protein MNKFYIQIVFFLLIIPLYVNNKTLATELVPKKDKKHKSKKIYSTYDNTQLIYERNKHLLYTDTKETINACRFMNDALKQLEYHATSKEGYKLYGTNSIYYMYSYKKKHRGNTRVDKIKYIIKNPNKYTGLINKFWDPDSSNFFYLGSTKRKIVRVYGPNLVMIQHRCKVWPWSRQKYFYALAAKFKISENKTIIVMASGNINDHNRKNKKHFENTIVESANLFQAEVDSEDDIRSGKLKKMFVHLNGYIVGEHGSI